The DNA segment ACGGTCCCAGATCTTGGTTTCTATGTGTACGCTTAGTAAAGCGATAGCGACGCATAGTGTGACCTGTCATTACCGTCATATCTTGAAGGTGGCAGTTCCCCCCTTCTTCACAAACTGGACAGTCATGAGGATGGTTTGTCATATACCATTCAACAACGCTTTCACGGAATTTCTTCGCTTCTTCGTCATCGATAGAGATAAACGTGCCATCAGTCGCTGGTGTCATACAAGACATCACTAAACGACCGCGGGTATCCTCAGCATTTTGATATTGCTTAACCGCACACTGGCGGCAAGCGCCAACGCTTCCTAGCGCTGGATGCCAGCAAAAATAAGGAATATCTAAGCCTAAATTAAGACAGGCTTCTAACAGGTTATCAGCCCCGTTAACTTCATATTCTTTGCCGTCTACATGAATCGTAGCCATAGTCAGCATGCTTCCCAAAGGCCTGCACAGCAGGCGTTAAACCTAGAATGTGTCGTGAAAAATTACCAGCGGCTTTTCAGCAAGTTAGGCTGAATACCTCTGATCAAGTTGGCATTGGTATAATCTTCTTGAATAATGCCAGCCTCAAATTCTTCACGGAAATATTTAATGGCGCTTTGTAAAGGTTCTACTGCACCCGGTGCATGCGCACAGAATGTGTGTCCCGGACTTAAAGAACGACATAAATGTTCAAGGGTTTCGATATCACCAGGACGACCTTTACCGTTTTCTATCGCACGTAAGATTTCGACACTCCATGGCAAGCCATCACGACAAGGTGTACACCAGCCACAAGATTCACGAGCAAAGAACTCTTCTAAGTTGCGGGTTAATGAAACCATATTAATTTCATTATCTACCGCCATCGCAAGTGCGGTACCTAAACGGCTACCTGCTTTTGCAATCGTGCCAAAATCCATTGGGAGATCGAGGTGATCTTCTGTTAAGAAGTCAGTACCTGCACCACCCGGTTGCCATGCTTTCAGCTTAAGACCATCACGCATACCACCTGCGTAATCTTCAAGGATCTCGCGCGCTGTTGTACCAAATGGTAATTCCCATAAGCCCGGATATTTCACGCGACCTGAGAATCCCATTAATTTAGTACCCGCATCTGGGCTTTTGCCTTCACTTAAGCCGATATACCAATCTTTACCGTGTTCAATAATCGCTGGCACGTTACACAGTGTTTCAACGTTATTGACACAAGTTGGTTTACCCCATGCACCTGATGTTGCAGGGAATGGAGGTTTAGAGCGCGGGTTAGCACGACGACCTTCTAAGGAGTTGATTAATGCTGTCTCTTCACCACAGATGTAACGACCTGCACCTGTGTGAACAAACAGTTCAAAATCAATGCCTGAACCGAAGATATTTTTACCCAGAAAGCCTGCTGCCTTTGCTTCTTCAATAGCATGGCGCAGATTCTTAGCCGCTTCGATATATTCGCCACGAAGGAAAATATAGCCACGGTAAGCTTTCAGTGCGTGAGCGCCGATAATCATCCCTTCAATTAACAGATGTGGAAGCTCTTCCATTAAGAGACGGTCTTTATAAGTACCCGGCTCCATTTCATCTGCGTTACAAAGGATGTAACGGATATTCATGCTTTCATCTTTTGGCATCAGGCTCCATTTCAAGCCTGTTGAGAATCCAGCACCACCACGACCTTTTAGGCCAGCATCTTTAACTTGGGTTGTTACCTCTTCTGGTGCCATCCCTTTCAATGCTTTTTCTGCCGCTTTATAACCGTTTTTAGCACGGTATTCATCCAGCCATACAGGCTGACGATCATCACGTAAGCGCCACGTTAGCGGGTGCGTTTCTGCGCTACGAATAATCGGTTTTGCTCCTGAAATTGCTGTCATGGATACTGCTCCAGTAACGTTTCAATCTCTTCAGGTTTAACAAAGCTGTGAGTATCGTCATCTACCATCATAGTAGGACCTTTATCACAATTACCTAAACAGCAGGTTGGCAGTAACGTAAAGCGACCATCTGGTGTTGTTTGACCAGGAATGATATTAAGGTGCTTTTCAATCGCTGCCTGAATGCCTTGATAACCTGTAATATGACAAACCACGCTGTCACAAAAACGAATGATGTGACGGCCAACGGGTTGACGGAAAATTTGGCTATAGAACGTAGCAACGCCTTCAACATCGCTTGCTGGGATCCCAAGAACATCCGCAATCGCATAGATTGCGCCATCTTCAACCCAACCACGGTTCTTTTGCACAATTTTCAGTGCTTCAATAGAGGCTGCACGAGGATCTTCGTAATGATGTTTTTCTTGTTCAATTTCAGCACGTTCTTCTTCAGTTAAAACAAACGTTGCTTTCTTTGAATGTGTTACATCGACGATTTCGATCTGCACAGCATCATCTTTTTGGTTTAATTCATTTTGCATGATTAACGATCCACATCCGACATTACAAAATCAATACTTCCCAGATACACAATCAAGTCAGAAACCAGACTACCGCGGATAACCGCTGGGATTTGTTGCAAGTGAGCAAAGCTTGGCGTACGAATACGCGTACGGTAGCTCATTGTGCTGCCATCACTGGTTAAGTAATAGCTGTTGATCCCTTTCGTGGCTTCAACCATCTGGAATGATTCATTAGCAGGCATAACAGGACCCCATGAAACCTGTAAGAAGTGGTTAATCATGGTTTCGATATGCTGTAATGTGCGCTCTTTTGGTGGCGGTGTTGTCAGTGGATGGTCTGCTTTAAATGGCCCTTCTGGCATATTTTTATAGCATTGTTCCAGAATACGTAAGCTTTGGCGTAGTTCTTCTACTTTCAGCATTACGCGGTCATAACAGTCACCATTACTTGCAACCGGGATTTCAAATTCAAAGTTTTCATAACCTGAATATGGACGCCATTTACGGACGTCAAACTCAACACCTGTTGCACGAAGACCAGCACCTGTTACACCCCACTCTAATGCTTCTTTTGAGTTATAAGAGGCAACACCAATAGTACGACCTTTCAAGATACTGTTTTGCAGAGCCGCTTTTACGTAAGAATCAAGACGTTTTGGCATCCAATCTAAGAATTCACGTAATAAGCGCTCCCAACCGCGTGGTAAGTCATGAGCAACACCACCGATACGGAACCATGCCGGGTGCATACGGAATCCAGTAATCGCTTCAACGATGTTGTAAACTTTCTGACGGTCAGTAAAGGCAAAGAACACCGGTGTCATTGCACCAACGTCTTGGATAAAGGTACTGATATACAGTAAGTGGCTATTAATACGGAATAGCTCTGACAGCATGACACGAATGACTTTAACGCGTTCAGGCACTTCAATACCGGCAAGTTTTTCCACTGCAAGTACATAAGGCATTTCGTTAACGCATCCGCCGAGGTATTCGATTCGGTCTGTGTATGGGATATAGCTGTGCCAAGATTGGCGCTCACCCATTTTTTCAGCACCACGGTGGTGATAACCCACGTCAGGCACACAGTCAACGATTTCCTCGCCATCAAGCTGAAGAATAATACGGAATGCACCGTGAGATGATGGATGGTTAGGACCAAGGTTTAAGAACATAAAGTCCTCATTCTCAGTACCGCGTTTCATCCCCCACTCTTCAGGTTTGAATGTCAGCGATTCCATTTCCAGATCCTGTTTCTGCTTGGTCAGCACATAAGGATCGAACTCTGTCGCACGAGCAGGATAGTCTTTACGCAGTGGATGACCTTCCCAATCAGGAAGCATCATAATACGGCGTAAATTTGGATGCCCATTAAAGACAATCCCAAACATATCCCAGACTTCACGCTCATACCAATTCGAGTTAGGAAAGAGAGATGTGATAGTCGGAACATTAAGATCATTTTCACTTAATGCGACTTTCAACATAATATCTTTATTACGATCGATTGATATCAGATGATAGAAAACGGAAAAGTCTGCTGCTGGCAAGCCTTGACGATGCGTACGAAGACGCTCATCAAAACCATGCATATCAAACAGCATGACATAAGGTTTTGGTAAAGATTTGAGGTATAGCATTACCTCAATGAGTTGTTCCCGTTTAACCCAAACAACTGGCATGCCAGTACGAGTAGGCTGGAACGTAAACGCATCGGGTCCAAATTTCTGACGTAGTTCATTAACCACCTGATCATCAATATGATCGGTCGTTTCCCACGCTGGCCGAGCGCCTTTTTGCGCTATCTGATCGGTCATTTCTATTCACCACAACTTTGATCAGGGTTACTATGATCGCAACACATTGCTCTGGTTACGTCTTAGGCAAAAGCCTTTAAATTTCGTCAGGAGTACGCAGGTTTTTCACTGCGATACGTTCACCGTGTTTTCTTTCTCGTTCTGATTGCATATTAGCACGGTAAACGCCTTGGTCGCCGACAACCCATGATAATGGGCGACGTTCTTTACCAATGGACTCTTGTAATAACATGAGTGCTTGCATATAAGCTTCAGGGCGTGGCGGACATCCAGGAATATACACATCAACTGGAATGAACTTATCCACACCTTGCACTACTGAATAAATATCGTACATACCACCAGAGTTTGCACATGCCCCCATAGAGATAACCCATTTAGGCTCTAACATCTGATCATATAAACGTTGAATAACAGGTGCCATCTTAGTAAAGCAAGTACCCGCAACCACCATAAAGTCAGCTTGACGAGGTGATGCACGTAATACTTCTGAACCAAAACGAGCCACGTCATGCACAGCCGTAAATGACGTCACCATTTCAACGTAACAACAGGAAAGACCAAAGTTATATGGCCATAAAGAGTTTTTCCGTCCCCAGTTCACAACATCATGCAATGCATGTTCCAGTTTTCCCATATACACGCTGCGATGAACGTGAGCATCTAATGGGTCGCTGACAATTTCCTGTGATTGAAGGGGATAACGGTCATTCTCACCATTCGGATCTATGCGGGTGAGTGTATAATCCATTTCTAATGCCTCGCTTATTACTGCTGCGGATGTTTGCCGCTGGTTAATCGAACATGGCTTTTACTCGCGGTTTCACGACGAGAACGAACAGGCGTCCAATCTAATGCGCCTATACGAACCAAATAGAATAATCCAGCTAATAAAATAGCGATGAAGACTGATGCTTCAATAAAGCCTAACCAGCCAACTTCACGAACGGAAACAGCCCAGGCATAAAGAAACAGTGCTTCAACATCGAAAATAACGAAAAACATGGCAACTAAATAGAATTTAGCTGACATGCGCAGACGAGCGCTGCCAACAGAATCAAGACCAGATTCATAAGGAACATGCTTTGCCCTTGCCTGTGCGCGTCCGCCTAAATAGCGGGCGCCCAACAACATGAGCGAACATAACCCCAATGCGCCTATGAGGAAGACAGCAAATGCCCAATGATGGGCGATAACTTCGGTGGTTGTAGACATACTCATTGCTTACTCATCAAAGGTGGTGTCAATTAACCAACTCTTATCCGGCGGTTTACACCACATTTCTAATTACGAAAAAAAAGGCGAATTAAAAAGACTTGCTAATTAAATAAATAATAACAGTCTATTTATACCTTTCTTATTTTTTGGAAAACTTTGCGACAAATCACTCAGTTTTCCATCGCGATTTAACAAATTTAACACTCATTTTTAACACTCAATTACTGGCTAATGCTAAAACGTGTCAGTTAACCGACAAACTTTATGCTAACACGCTTAGTCTAACCGATAATTCGATTTTACTACACCAGTATCTCAGGAAAAACCTGATTCAACACAGGCAAATGTGCCTTATTTTCTTGATCAAACTCACAAAATAGTCGAAAAAATACTTAATCAGTTTAAAATTTATCCAAATTTTAACAAATTAACTTTCTAATATTGTGGAGGAGGTCAAATATCCGCTTAGATTTACTTTTTTATTCTCTTAAAACCTAGACAATCTTTTTATTTGTTAACAAATCCTACAAGTGATTAACCAAGGGGGAAGGTAAACATTTTTTTAACAAGCAGTTAAGAGAGTGATGGAATGAAATGTCACAATGATAAATACATAAAACAGCATAATTATTAACATAGTGTTACTATTTCAAAAGATGGTAATAAAAAAACGGGAACAAATGCGCTTCATTGCATCTATTCCCGTTTATCATTATTCATCACTATCTAGCTTTATTTGACGTTTTTTTAATCTTTAATTTTTGTGTTTTAACGCTAAAAAATCCACACAATAATTAATGTGATTATTCAAGTTCAGTAGAGCTAATATCTTCAGATGCAGTGACGGTATAAGGTGTTTTCTTGTTTTCAATCGCATTGAATACCGTTAACACCGCTTCATTTTGTTCATCAGTATTACGATACAGCCAGTATTGTGTTTCAGGTAAACGAGGTAACCCTTCGCTTTCGCCTAAAATACGTAAATCGGCATTTTGCATTTCAAGTGGGCGCGCAGTAATACCCACTTCTGCATTAACTGCGGCACGAACAGCAGATAAAGAAGCGGCTTCATAAGCAATACGCCATTGAATTCCAGCGTCATCTAACGTGTTTGTCGCTAATTGACGGAAGGGGTTCGTTTCATCCATTACAACTAAAGGAATAGGTTCATTCATTTGTAATTGGAAATCTGGCGCACAATGCCATAGCACTGGTGCAGTACGTAATGCTGTACGTGGGTGATGACCAATACGTGCTGTTGTTAATGCTAAATCAATTTCATGATTATCTAGCATTGTTTCAATATATTGAGAACGCTTAATGCGAACATCAACAGCTAAACGTGGATACACTGATGCGATACGATTTAATAAAAACGGTAATAAAGTATCAACAGAGTCATCAGAAGCACCAATACGTAGCTCCCCTTCTGCATCGCTATACGTTAATGATGCCGTTGCATCATCATTAGCACGCAGAATTTGACGAGCATAACCTAACAGTTGTAGACCATGCTCTGTTAAAAGTTTATTACGACCATGGCGGGCAAAAAGCTCTCTACCAACCAATTGCTCTAAACGTTGCATCTGCTGACTCACAGCAGATTGGGTTCGACATACAGCAGCAGCGGCTGCTGCAAAAGTGTTCAAATCTGCTACAGCTACAAACGTTCTAAGCAGATCGAGGTCGAGATTCATTATCGGACGATTTGCATTAATCATTGTTTATTCTTCACTTATTTTTGATTTTTAAATTACATATACCTGGTGTTTTTTATCAAAAGTCTAAAAAAGACTTCCGATTCAGACAGTACTCTACTCTGAAAAGGAGAGCAAAGACATACCGAATACTTTACATTTGTTTCTTATCGTTTACACCTCCTAGATAGAAAGGAATTGCATCTTTTTGTAACAAATTAAATTTTATTATCATTTCAAGCATTCACAAGAAAGAACTGTATACTGTCATCACAAGTTAGACTTAGATCATACTATATTGCTTTCTCATTCATAAATTTTAACATTTTGAAAATAATTCAAATTATCTTAACTATGCATTCAAGTTTAAGTATCTTCCCCTATAAATTAAATTTAAGATTTAAATTTAATTTATACTTAAACTAGTTGATTGCTATAGAATAAAGTAGATTTAACCATATTATTTGAAAATTTAATATATTAAGTCAGATAATACAAATCCGATAAAATTATTCAATAATTGATTATGCAACATTTCATCTACCTCTCTATCACACCAACTTATTTCTAATCACCACACTAAAAAGCACCTTTTCAATAGAACAATAGTCCAGATTATTTATTGAAACTGAAACATAATACCACCATAAGTAATATAATCAGTCATCAAAATAACATTCTAAGAATAAACTGACCTTTTACACCAAAAATTACCTAGCATCTTCAAAAGTTTGTAACGTAAGAGTAGAGTGATAGAACAGTTATTTGCTGGGACAGCCTTTTCATTTGTATCTTTCTATATGAATAGCAATCGGTGATAAATATCGCTAAGTCGCCATAATCACAATAAAGATACGAGTCAGACCCTATTAGGTAAACGCGCTATGAATCAGATTAAAAAATCAAACAAACTCGAACATGTCTGTTACGACATTAGAGGTCCGGTTTTGCAAGAAGCAAAACGTCTGGAAGAAGAAGGTAACAAAGTTTTAAAACTCAATATTGGTAACCCGGCACCTTTTGGCTTTGAAGCACCTGATGAAATTTTAGTGGATGTGATCCGCAATCTACCAAGCTCTCAGGGTTATAGTGACTCCAAAGGTCTGTTTTCTGCGCGTAAAGCTATCATGCAGCATTATCAAGCCCGTGATATGCGAGATATCACGGTTGAAGACATTTATATTGGTAACGGTGTTTCCGAGTTAATCGTACAAGCAATGCAAGCCTTATTGAATAATGGCGATGAAATGCTAGTACCTGCGCCTGATTATCCTTTATGGACTGCCGCAGTTTCTCTTTCGGGAGGAAATGCCGTTCACTATATGTGTGATGAGCAACAAGGTTGGTTCCCTGATTTAGATGATATCCGCAGTAAAATTACAAAAAACACCCGCGGCATTGTTATTATCAACCCAAACAATCCAACGGGCGCGGTATATAGCAAAGATATTCTGATGGAAATCGTTGAAATAGCTCGTCAGCATGACCTGATTATCTTTGCAGATGAGATCTACGATAAAATTCTCTATGATGATGCAGAGCATCACTCTATTGCTGCAATGGCACCGGATTTATTAACCGTCACTTTTAATGGTTTATCAAAAACCTATCGTGTTGCTGGTTTTCGTCAAGGTTGGATGGTACTAAACGGCCCTAAAAAACATGCTAAAAGCTATATTGAAGGCTTGAATATGTTAGCGTCAATGCGTTTATGCGCTAACGTTCCGATGCAACATGCCATTCAAACAGCATTAGGTGGCTATCAAAGTATTAGTGAATTTATCCTACCGGGTGGTCGTTTATACGAGCAACGTAATCGAGCTTGGGAACTGATCAATCAAATTCCAGGTGTTTCTTGCGTTAAGCCAATGGGCGCACTTTATATGTTCCCTAAAATTGACTTAAATCGCTACAGTATTAAAGACGATCAGAAAATGATCCTTGATTTATTACTGCAAGAAAAAGTGCTATTAGTACAAGGTACTGCCTTTAACTGGCCATACCCAGACCATTTCCGTATCGTTACCCTTCCTCGTGAAGATGATTTAGATATGGCAATTCAAAAATTTGGTCGTTTTATCGTGGGTTATCACCAATAAGACTTATCAAATCAAAATAAAACGCAGTATAACAATCAGTTATATTGCGTTTTTTATTTTCTTTTTTATTGACGTTTACATCTGTTAATTATCCACTCACAATAATCACTTCAATCACGCAATTGGGAGATATTATGAGTTACTTTTTTGCCCACCTTTCTCGCTTAAAACTCATTACTCGTTGGCCTTTAATGCGTAACATTCGCCAAGAAAATGTGTCTGAACACAGTTTACAAGTGGCTTTTGTTGCCCATGCCTTAGCGGTGATTAAAAATCGTAAATTTGATGGCAATGTCAATGCCGAACGAATTGCATTACAAGCGATGTATCATGATGCCAGCGAAGTGATCACCGGTGATATGCCAACCCCCATTAAATATCACAATCCGCAGATTGCCCATGAATATAAAAAAATAGAAAAATATGCACAGCAAAAATTAATTGAAATGCTACCTGAAGAGTTACAAGATGATTTTCGTCCGCTGATCGATGAACAATTACATAGTGAAGAAGAAACCTTTATTGTTAAGCAAGCAGATAGTCTGTGCGCTTATTTAAAATGTCTTGAAGAGTTAGCCGCAGGCAATAGCGAATTTAATCTGGCTAAAAATCGGTTAGAAAAGACACTAGCAGAAAGACATAGCCCAGAAATGGACTATTTTATAAAGGTGTTTGTACCAGGATTTAGTTTATCGCTTGATGAGATTAGTGAATAAAAAATAAGTGGGTTATTTAAATAACCCACTCTGTTATTTATTATAAAAGTTTAATATGAATTATTAATGCTTGCGATTTTTTGAAAAGAGGCAAAGGTTATTGAATTACTATTTCTTTCACCTGTATCCATATTACTCTTCAATTTCAGTAATTCATCAATATTATAAATAGGTTCATCTTTCAAAAAATAACTGGTATCTTCTCGAATGCTACTATTATTATTTACGTCTGATTTTTGATTAATAATTTCTTGGCTATCTTTAATAGTTTTAGTTAATACCTTACGTCTTTTTCTATTACTTAAATTTCTTAACTCTTCTCTCTCTTTTAATCTTTCATCAATATCTTTTTTTTCATTTTTTATCATTTCTAGATCGACATTATAAATGTCTTCACTTTTAGTTTCTTTAGTTTTAAAAAGATTAGTAATACTATTTTTAATACTACTAATACTAGATGCTAATTTTGAAAAAATTGATTTACTTTTTTCATTAGAACCTATACCAACAACGTTTCCACTATTGTTAACGACTTGAAATGTAATAGCCATAATTATCTCTTTATCTATAAATAAATGTATAGATAAAGAATACACTTTTAATTGAAAGTAATTTTCAAAAAACACACACCCATAGATATGTCGCATACATCAAATAAAAAACATCGCCCAATAAATAAAAAACGCTGTTTATTAATTAACAAACAGCGTTTCAGCAAAACAAAAGTATTAATATTTAGAATGGGAATAATAGCGGGATCAGGAAGACACTAATCAACATCACAATAACCGTAAATGGCACACCAATCTTCATAAAGTCGGCAAACTTATAGCCACCCGGCTCCAGGATCAGCGTATTAACAGGCGATGAAACTGGCGTCATAAATGCTGCGGATGCTGCAACACCTATCACCATTGCAAATGGTAGTGGAGAAACATTCATTTGGTTAGCCGCAGCTATAGCAATTGGTGCCATTAATACCGCCGTTGCCGTATTGGAAATAAATAACCCAATTGATGCACAAAGTATAAATAAACACACCAACATCACTTGAGGACCAGCACTACCCGCAACATCCATTAAACCATTAACAATAAGCTCTATACCGCCTGTTTTTTGTAATGCGGCTGCAAAAGGCATCATACCGACAATTAAAATAATACTTGGCCAATGAATAGAGCGATAAGCACTTTCCATATCAATACAACGGAATTTACCCATTAATAAACAGGCAATAAGTGCCGCAATAAAGTTAGGTACTTCATTTGTCACCATTAACGCCACCATTAATGCTAACGAAAACAATGCATGAGGAGCTTGGGATGAAGCAGGGGCAACAGTTTCAATTTCTGCGGCTAAATTTAGCACAATAAAATTACGTGGTTTCGTCGAAAGAATACGGATTAATTTCCAATCACCAATCACCAATAACACATCACCAAGACGTAATGGCTCATCGACAATTTTACCCGGCAAGGCGCTTCCTTCACGACGAATAGCAACCACGTTTAGTCCATAACGGGTACGAAATTTAATTTCTCTTAATGATTTGCCTAATAATTCGGAATCAGGATTCATGGATACTTCAGCAAGCCCTACATCACGAGATTGTTCAGAAAAATATTCACCTCGCAATACCATTGGCTCTAATAGCTGTTCACGGCAAAACTCACGTAAATCGACATCACTGGCTGACATATCAACTAATAAAACATCACGCTCTCTTAATTCAGTGCCACCGGTTGCACTAACCATAACACGCCGAAACCGCCTCCAGCGTTCAATACCGACAACGTTTGCACCATAACGAGAACGTAAGTGTAATTCATCAAGTGAATGACCAACTAGCGGAGAACCTTTACGAATGGCTAAACGACGAGCGCGCCCCGCTAACTGATAATCACGAATAAGATCACGGAAAGTACGACGATAAGCTTCTTTTTGTTTACCATTATCGTTATTTCCTAGCCACCGACGTACCACCAGCATATAAAGGATACCTGCAAATAATACAGCAATACCTATAGGCGTAATGGAGAAAAACTGAAAACTCGGTAAGCCTTCTCTGACTAATTCACTATTAACAACCATATTAGGTGGTGTTGCCACTAAGGTCATTAATCCACTAATCAGCCCCGCAAAACCTAACGGCATCATTAAACGACCCGGCGATGTTTTCATTCGAGCAGCAACACTCAATACAACAGGAATAAAGATAGCGACAACGCCTGTCGAACTCATGAAAGCACCTAAACTTGCAACGCATATCATTAATAGCACAAGCATTTTAACTTCACTGCTACCCGCGACACGAACTAGCCAGTCACCCATTTGATAAGCCACACCGGTTCTCACTAACCCTTCGCCAATAACAAAAAGGGCAGCAATCAGTAATACGTTAGGATCGCTAAACCCTACCGTGGCTTCATTTAATGAGAGAGTACCGCTAAGAACGAATGCGATGATGACAAGTAAAGCGACCACATCCATGCGGATTTTGTTGGTCGTAAAAAGGACAATAGCTATCAATAGCAGGCTTAAAACCCATAATAATTCGCTATTCAAAATGGCCTCGATCAGCAATAAGTGAAAACAGTTTAAGACATCAATT comes from the Proteus appendicitidis genome and includes:
- a CDS encoding SLC13 family permease, which encodes MNSELLWVLSLLLIAIVLFTTNKIRMDVVALLVIIAFVLSGTLSLNEATVGFSDPNVLLIAALFVIGEGLVRTGVAYQMGDWLVRVAGSSEVKMLVLLMICVASLGAFMSSTGVVAIFIPVVLSVAARMKTSPGRLMMPLGFAGLISGLMTLVATPPNMVVNSELVREGLPSFQFFSITPIGIAVLFAGILYMLVVRRWLGNNDNGKQKEAYRRTFRDLIRDYQLAGRARRLAIRKGSPLVGHSLDELHLRSRYGANVVGIERWRRFRRVMVSATGGTELRERDVLLVDMSASDVDLREFCREQLLEPMVLRGEYFSEQSRDVGLAEVSMNPDSELLGKSLREIKFRTRYGLNVVAIRREGSALPGKIVDEPLRLGDVLLVIGDWKLIRILSTKPRNFIVLNLAAEIETVAPASSQAPHALFSLALMVALMVTNEVPNFIAALIACLLMGKFRCIDMESAYRSIHWPSIILIVGMMPFAAALQKTGGIELIVNGLMDVAGSAGPQVMLVCLFILCASIGLFISNTATAVLMAPIAIAAANQMNVSPLPFAMVIGVAASAAFMTPVSSPVNTLILEPGGYKFADFMKIGVPFTVIVMLISVFLIPLLFPF